A part of Scleropages formosus chromosome 3, fSclFor1.1, whole genome shotgun sequence genomic DNA contains:
- the LOC108923778 gene encoding choline-phosphate cytidylyltransferase B-like isoform X1 — protein sequence MVGRRRHGGRGSGRGQEQVHRGAPRRVQALTQPAIFSSKKSCECLAQRRRVTFEQACRGTPAGRPVRVYADGIFDLFHSGHARALMQAKNLFPNCYLIVGVCSDELTHKYKGFTVMTEEERYDALTHCRYVDEVVRDAPWTITRDFLEKHQIDFVTHDDIPYSSAGSEDVYKHIKEAGMFIPTQRTEGISTSDIITRIVRDYDVYARRNLQRGYTAKELNVSYIYEKKYRLQNQVDRMKEKVKTVEERSKDFVNRVEEKSHDLILKWEEKSREFIGNFLQLFGPDGAWRQMFQEQSGRMLQALSPYQSPSTSPSVSPTRGRSPSRSPSPPSHWVSSSPKGGIFSSMSEGDNDDNDK from the exons ATGGTGGGGAGGAGACGCCATGGAGGCCGGGGCAGCGGCAGGGGACAGGAACAGGTCCACAGGGGGGCACCGCGCAGG GTCCAGGCCCTGACCCAGCCAGCCATCTTCTCCTCAAAGAAAAGCTGTGAGTGCCTGGCACAGCGTAGGAGAGTCACCTTTGAGCAGGCCTGCCGTGGGACACCAG CGGGCCGGCCGGTGAGGGTCTACGCTGATGGAATCTTTGACCTCTTCCACTCTGGCCATGCTCGTGCCCTGATGCAGGCCAAGAACCTCTTTCCCAACTGCTACCTCATTGTGGGAG tgtgcagcGACGAGCTCACTCACAAGTACAAGGGCTTCACGGTGATGACGGAGGAGGAACGCTATGATGCACTGACGCACTGTCGCTACGTGGACGAGGTGGTCCGGGATGCACCCTGGACCATCACAAGGGACTTCCTGGAGAAACACCAG ATTGACTTTGTCACTCACGATGACATTCCATATTCTTCTGCTGGATCGGAAGATGTCTACAAGCACATCAAGGAAGCAG GTATGTTTATTCCCACCCAGAGGACAGAAGGGATCTCCACGTCTGACATCATCACCCGTATTGTGCGGGATTATGATGTCTATGCCAGACGCAACCTGCAGAGGGGCTACACTGCCAAGGAGCTCAACGTCAGCTACATCTAC GAGAAGAAGTACCGGCTGCAGAACCAGGTGGACAGGATGAAGGAGAAGGTGAAGACAGTGGAGGAGAGGTCCAAGGACTTTGTGAATCGAGTAGAGGAGAAGAGCCATGACCTCATCCTAAAGTGGGAGGAGAAATCACGGGAGTTCATCGGGAACTTCCTGCAGCTCTTCGGCCCTGATGGAGCTTGG AGGCAGATGTTCCAGGAGCAGAGTGGCCGGATGCTCCAGGCCCTTTCTCCCTACCAGTCTCCCAGCACTTCTCCCAGTGTGAGCCCCACCAGGGGGCGCTCTCCGTCTCGCTCACCCTCACCCCCTTCCCACTGGGTTTCCTCATCGCCAAAGGGTGGTATCTTTAGCAGCATGAGTGAGGGAGACAACGATGACAATGATAAGTAG
- the LOC108923778 gene encoding choline-phosphate cytidylyltransferase B-like isoform X2: protein MVGRRRHGGRGSGRGQEQVHRGAPRRALTQPAIFSSKKSCECLAQRRRVTFEQACRGTPAGRPVRVYADGIFDLFHSGHARALMQAKNLFPNCYLIVGVCSDELTHKYKGFTVMTEEERYDALTHCRYVDEVVRDAPWTITRDFLEKHQIDFVTHDDIPYSSAGSEDVYKHIKEAGMFIPTQRTEGISTSDIITRIVRDYDVYARRNLQRGYTAKELNVSYIYEKKYRLQNQVDRMKEKVKTVEERSKDFVNRVEEKSHDLILKWEEKSREFIGNFLQLFGPDGAWRQMFQEQSGRMLQALSPYQSPSTSPSVSPTRGRSPSRSPSPPSHWVSSSPKGGIFSSMSEGDNDDNDK, encoded by the exons ATGGTGGGGAGGAGACGCCATGGAGGCCGGGGCAGCGGCAGGGGACAGGAACAGGTCCACAGGGGGGCACCGCGCAGG GCCCTGACCCAGCCAGCCATCTTCTCCTCAAAGAAAAGCTGTGAGTGCCTGGCACAGCGTAGGAGAGTCACCTTTGAGCAGGCCTGCCGTGGGACACCAG CGGGCCGGCCGGTGAGGGTCTACGCTGATGGAATCTTTGACCTCTTCCACTCTGGCCATGCTCGTGCCCTGATGCAGGCCAAGAACCTCTTTCCCAACTGCTACCTCATTGTGGGAG tgtgcagcGACGAGCTCACTCACAAGTACAAGGGCTTCACGGTGATGACGGAGGAGGAACGCTATGATGCACTGACGCACTGTCGCTACGTGGACGAGGTGGTCCGGGATGCACCCTGGACCATCACAAGGGACTTCCTGGAGAAACACCAG ATTGACTTTGTCACTCACGATGACATTCCATATTCTTCTGCTGGATCGGAAGATGTCTACAAGCACATCAAGGAAGCAG GTATGTTTATTCCCACCCAGAGGACAGAAGGGATCTCCACGTCTGACATCATCACCCGTATTGTGCGGGATTATGATGTCTATGCCAGACGCAACCTGCAGAGGGGCTACACTGCCAAGGAGCTCAACGTCAGCTACATCTAC GAGAAGAAGTACCGGCTGCAGAACCAGGTGGACAGGATGAAGGAGAAGGTGAAGACAGTGGAGGAGAGGTCCAAGGACTTTGTGAATCGAGTAGAGGAGAAGAGCCATGACCTCATCCTAAAGTGGGAGGAGAAATCACGGGAGTTCATCGGGAACTTCCTGCAGCTCTTCGGCCCTGATGGAGCTTGG AGGCAGATGTTCCAGGAGCAGAGTGGCCGGATGCTCCAGGCCCTTTCTCCCTACCAGTCTCCCAGCACTTCTCCCAGTGTGAGCCCCACCAGGGGGCGCTCTCCGTCTCGCTCACCCTCACCCCCTTCCCACTGGGTTTCCTCATCGCCAAAGGGTGGTATCTTTAGCAGCATGAGTGAGGGAGACAACGATGACAATGATAAGTAG
- the LOC108923750 gene encoding pyruvate dehydrogenase (acetyl-transferring) kinase isozyme 3, mitochondrial-like: MKLLAALLKQVSSKVEFYSRFSPSPLSIKQFLDFGRENACEKTSYMFLRKELAVRLANTMREVNLLPDNLLCQPSVKLVQKWYMQSFLELLEYENRAAEDPRNLNDFLDVLIDIRNRHNDVVPTMAQGVIEYKEQFGFDPFISSNIQYFLDRFYTSRISFRMLINQHTLLFGNNTNPAHPKHIGSIDPACNMAEVVTDAYETAKMLCEQYYERAPELHIEEFNAKAPNKPIQVVYVPSHLFHMLFELFKNSMRATVELYANSSEDLPPVQALVTLGKEDLSIKISDRGGGVPLRKIDRLFNYMYSTAPSPSLKPSRAAPLAGFGYGLPISRLYARYFQGDLVLYSMEGVGTDAVIYLKALSSESFERLPVFNKSAWRHYQTGPEADDWSSPSREPRDASTYKANS; encoded by the exons ATGAAGCTGCTCGCGGCTCTTTTGAAGCAGGTCTCATCCAAAGTGGAGTTTTACTCGCGCTTCTCGCCCTCGCCGCTCTCCATCAAGCAGTTCCTGGACTTCG GGAGGGAGAATGCATGTGAGAAGACTTCCTACATGTTCCTGCGCAAAGAGCTGGCCGTGCGCCTGGCCAACACCATGCGGGAGGTCAACCTGCTGCCGGACAACCTTCTCTGCCAGCCTTCCGTCAAGCTGGTCCAGAAATG GTACATGCAGAGCTTCCTCGAGCTGCTGGAGTATGAGAACAGGGCTGCAGAGGATCCCCGTAATCtaaatga TTTCCTGGATGTCCTGATTGACATCAGGAACCGGCACAACGATGTGGTGCCCACCATGGCTCAAGGGGTCATTGAGTACAAGGAGCAGTTCGGCTTCGACCCGTTCATCAGCTCCAACATCCAGTACTTCCTGGACCGCTTCTACACTAGCCGGATCTCCTTCCGCATGCTCATCAATCAGCACA CCCTCTTGTTTGGCAACAACACCAACCCCGCTCACCCGAAACACATCGGCAGCATCGACCCTGCCTGCAACATGGCAGAGGTGGTGACAG ATGCTTACGAAACGGCCAAGATGTTGTGTGAGCAGTACTACGAGAGAGCCCCAGAGCTGCACATTGAGGAGTTCAATG CAAAGGCTCCCAACAAACCCATCCAGGTGGTGTATGTGCCCTCCCACCTGTTCCACATGCTCTTTGAGCTCTTCAAG AACTCCATGCGTGCCACAGTGGAGCTCTATGCCAACAGCTCAGAAGATCTCCCCCCCGTGCAGGCGCTAGTGACCCTGGGCAAAGAGGACCTCTCCATAAAG ATCAGTGACAGGGGTGGTGGTGTACCCCTGAGGAAGATCGACAGGCTTTTTAACTACATGTACTCCACCGCGCCCTCCCCAAGCCTGAAACCTTCACGAGCTGCCCCGCTG GCAGGGTTTGGCTACGGTCTACCGATTTCTAGACTCTACGCACGCTATTTCCAAGGAGATCTGGTTCTGTACTCCATGGAAGGGGTGGGCACAGATGCTGTCATCTACCTGAAG GCTCTGTCCAGCGAGTCCTTCGAACGACTGCCAGTTTTCAACAAGTCCGCATGGCGACATTATCAGACGGGCCCAGAGGCAGACGACTGGAGCAGCCCCAGTCGCGAGCCTCGCGATGCCTCCACGTACAAGGCCAACTCATAG